Below is a genomic region from Augochlora pura isolate Apur16 chromosome 2, APUR_v2.2.1, whole genome shotgun sequence.
catatttcttaaataataaactgtggatattacatttattgcGCAATACAGAAGCTACATaagcatttatttcttttgtcaatcattttgtaaatatataacgtGCGAGTAAACGTAACGATAGAATATGAACGATAAAAAAGGGGAGAATCGTTCTCCAATAAAACTAACTTTGTCAACCTGACCCAGAATCTGATCTGCAGACCCTGCCACCTACGGTACAAACCTGGGAGGCTAGAATTTTCGCGGCCGAAAATTGCTTATTTCCCGCGTTACAAGACCGCTAGAGTTCCAGCGAGTTCAAATTAACACAACTGTATTTTTCATGCTTTCAGCGTTCCGATTGTTTTGCCATTCGACGTACTAATTTGTGCTGTGAACGCATAGAATCCGCAGTCGACTGGTAACACAGTTCGCCAGCCGAAGCGAATATCATGTTCACGCCCGAATCGTCCGTCATGCTAACCGTGGTGTCTGCGCGGTGCTTTAGAATGATGTACAatacgtatttaaaaaatggcgGGACGATTATGCGCGATTCGAGGTGTGTTCGGTAATTCGAAACTGAATTGAATAGAGGCGTGTTTTGCTCGCTCGGCTGTTCCAGCGGCAAACTTCTCGCGCCGCGTTTCAGAGCGGCGCCGATTCCGACATGCTACATAGTTGACGCGTGAAATTTCTCCGGGATGTGTAAGTTCCACGGAAACGTCACCAACGTTAACCGGTTCCGCGAATGAAATAATGGACAAGACATGCGCGGTCCGTCGCGTGGGAATACACGCACTTTTCCAATTAAGGAAGACGGAACGAAACGAGCGCGCCGACGTTCGCGCGGAGGGCGCGTCCGAACGTGTGCAGCGAATGAAAGTTCCGATCAAGGATTTCTGATATTACCATACGGCTTACGGTTGCGACGTTTCCTTTTACAAGGATTTAATGTCGCATGTTTTTCTCCGTCCAGTGCTTGTTCGGCGAACGAGAAAGTTTCCTTGAATGGCGTTGATGCAACCTTGCTTGTCGTTGCACGCTCGTGACCGGTAGAAAAAGTCTACCTGGACCCTTCATGAGTTATTTACGTTTGAATCGAACTGcttcaattttgtttcgatattGGACGCACTAGTTTATTGGAGAGCGAGtagaaaaatcttttaaattattgcaaatcgGCTAGAATGACTAGACTTAGGCAAGTGtgttgtaattataaagatTCTTGTAGACtcagttaataattaatttgtttggaTGGAGTATGAAATTGAGGTACTCGTCACGCGTTgttcgtaaaataaaagaatttgcTATCacgtttatataattctatttggCTAATAAAGTGGGAAtgtagtaatttaatttaaatctatcGCACATTTCTTTGTTATTCCCAGTAGTCGCGGAATTAAGAAAACgtattttagtcattgtaccgaaaaaaaataattcaagtaaattttaatggaattgaattttgaagtctgttcgaatactttttgccAGTGATAGAGTTATTGATCATGAATAGTAACCATTATGCGCAACAGAATTTGACGAAATGTGCATAACATCGTTGACAAAACGCTATCGATGGAGATACCatcgatgaataaatattatcgttgAAAGTTCTGATCGAATCGCGTCAGTGAAGCTGTTGTCGTTGAAACGTAAGGATGACCCGATATCGCGTATACCAGATCCGATCACCTCTCCACAATGTGCGTACATAACATCTCGCGTGCGCGAACTTCTCGAGGATACTCGCGATCAGCGTTTGAGCCCttacaacaaaataattacactaAACACTTGCCCAGTGAATGGgaatcgaaaatataattaatatcgcacACCGGCAGCCCGGTGCCggaaatatcttttattattatttacgacGACCGTCGCCATTAAATAAATCCGGTGCCATTTTCCTGAAAGCACCGGCGCGGACGGCCGTAAACAAAGCATAACAAGTTCCGCGTCCTCCGCCTCTGCAAACAGCGCTGATTCAATCCGcaggtaaatatttaaaagaatggCATTGCGGATCGGCGCCACCGTTTTCGATGTCCGTAATTTAAGCCGATGTCGCGAAGTCGCCGGAACCGTAGATTACGCGGATCCAACAAGAACGCAGCGAACCGCAATCGCCGGACGATGAAACTTTCGGAGTCGATCATTTTAACCATGTCGCGCCCATGATATTTACGCCGTGGCAATATCGTAACCAGGAATGTAACTGCTGAGCGCACGGCCGATAGTAAATCCATTCGTTCAGCAATATCGCGCTCCGGCCGCGCCCGCGAAACCATCCgtttacgattttaatttttaccgtGCGAGATCACCGTGGAACCATAAATCGAAAGGACAACGGGGGATGCGCGCGGGAGTTCGATCCGAAACGTTCTCACCGAAAAGGAACGGTACTCTTGCGAAGCGATTACTGTAGAATTCCGTTTTCATAAAccttgaaacaatttttcagctATTTTTGTCGTCGGTCCGAAATTGTTTGTTCAAGGTGAAAACACCATTTGTGTATGAATTAAACCTTTGCGcttgaagccattttaagcttagatccaaaattgctgttttgaccagctgtagtatagtacttagtataatttatgcatgtgaaattgagccttgtgactcgtaaaactgttacgcttttaacagatGGGTCTTTAAtgatgtcaacattattttgttaattatataacaattttcattggcgttTCAGTgacgccactcgagtgcaaagggttaagatagGTAGCtacttatttatcttttaaaagagaatgattataaaaattgattagctTTTTATGCTTTATTATACAGATCGCCGCAGTGTGGAATTCACAATGTTTTCTCAGAGTCGCGAGTCGAATTAAAAACTCGAAGTTTTCAAAACAGTAATTACACGCGTTTTCATTTGCAGTTGCGTTAGGAAAAGGTTGCTCCAAATGGCCCCAGAAACTCATCATTTACCAATGTTACAATCtttttgatacaccctgtgCTTAAGTAACACTTAATCACTAAACGTACCGAGCAGTGATATTGTATGCATTGGTGTGCATTGATTCGTAAGAGTGAgaagataaaattcgtttcgactctgtcaagctttaattataaaacttgctacaataatgtaatttactcAAACAAAGAGATCTCTTAAAGTTTATGCAATACTGTAAAACTAAAAACCGGTCATTTTGACcgtggtaggtttagtgttaatcaCTACTATATCTATAAAGTGGAGGTCGAAGGAGGTTTTCCCGAAGAAGTATAATTCCTTAAAACGTGTTTTCCTTCCAATCCTATGCAATCCAATCCTATCATCTTTGGTGGTCTATCTTGATTCTTTGCTATCCGCATCtggaaaattagaatttgaaGTCACACATATTTATCATCAGTATCGAGTATTGCGTAACTTTGATGACCTCTCTGAACTCTTGCTAAGCaaattgtaacataaaattcataaatcacCCTTTGGTCGGGTATTACACAATCGCAAGAAAGTTGATTCGATTAATGATTCAAATCAACATACACCAAAACGTGACCAGTTATTGTTTCAgtatatattgcatatttaaatcttgttgaaataatagagaatttcgttaattcttaaataactACATCAACATATATTAATGTTGACTCGATCAAAGTTGCACGTTAAAGTCAAAAATACGATCACTTGTGACAGAAACATTTCTAAGATTTACAATTGAAGTGGAAGCAAAGTTGACTttaaataacaagaataaacATGTAGATCATCATATCTGCACCCATATaagattcaattaatttctatatttctaagatgaaatatagaattactTTTGGCTTAAAGTAACTAAGACAGTGGACGAGGATTGACCCATTCAactgtattattatgttattcatttcttctaaatgaaataaattttgatttctgtGATCTCGGTCTAAGAATGAAGATAaatgaattatgaattattattgacaataagaacatgattaataattttattgccaAATATCAATCCCAAAATGAACGCAACGAGATAGTTGACAGTTACTAGTAATTATTAGTTTGATTCTTTTGCGttctaaaaatcgaaatgCAGCTGTGAAGCGAATCGTAATGGAAGCGATTGAAGCCGGGTTTTTCCTGAAAAAGTCATGATTTTTCACATGTTGAAACGCCGCGAGGTTACAGGATGTGGTGCGGGAACATAGTATGAAACATCATTCGATCGGTTCGTGTCAATGAGATTTAATTGTTGCACGTAGTTTCGTCGAAAacagtttataaaaaaaaaaggtacaAAAGAGAGAATCCTGCAAAATGCAATCGTTCGGTTGCCCGATCTTCGGCCCGCGCGACGGCGGGcgcgtgaaaaaaatatttgatctcGTGTCacaatttacaaaatctaCAAAACATTATTTGCTAAATCTTTCATCGAAGAGAAGCCCGGATCCTCCTCAGTGTATTTTCGAGTATGTACAGTTGTTCGTGGAAGCGCCGGAATAATCGAATGGAAATACGCGATCGTGAGATTGCCACTCGACGAAGCCTCGACCGGTTCACCGAATGTGAATCGTCGATCTTTTTAGATCCCGAGGACCATCCGCGGGATGACGTTCGCGCTCGTCGCCGGAAGACAATGAAGGTCTTGACAGGCGTATCCGCGACCCGTAGGCAGTCGCGGGGGGGTTGTCTTCTTTCGTTGTTCTTGGGCCGTCTCTGTGTTTTTGTTCGGCGGATCGTGGCGACGGCCTCGTGGTCCTCGACGTTTATGCATGTTCCTCTTTTGTGTCGTTTCTGCCAAAGTAATCGTGGGACGGGTCAGGGCCTCTTCGTGAACCGACAATCGGTGATTACAGCCAAGATGTGCGGTTGGTGATCGGTGAGCAAATTTCCTTCTAATTATCCTCGGATCCCCGGTGTCTCTTACCACCAGcctgaaaagaatttttcgtgCGTCATTCGGATAGGGTGGGCGCACCCGCGACGGACGATGTCCCGGAGCTTTTGTTTACGGTTCTTTGTCCCCCAGAATCCCCGCGgagattgtttttaattattttgtaagcCGACGGTCCCTTTAATCAAACGCTCGgaaacaatatatgtatagctatatatacctacatacgtattttatatacgtgtatatatacatatatgcatatacatagaacgagagagagagagggagagagggagagagagagaaaggaggagcGAATTTATACGTGTATATAGGTGGAGGGATGGTCTGTTATGTCACTTCGCCCCAATTAAATCTTCCAAAgaattgtttgtttgttttgcTCGTTTATCCGTTTAACTCTCGGGataattctgttaattaatCGCGAGCGGCCCGAACGGGAAACGGAACGAGGCGCCCGGTTGTGCCGCTTTTATACGTAATGAATGATAGTCGAGGGCTTCAAGGGATAGATCGAACTCggctttatttttgtttctgttttgtttttctgttACTTTGGCCGATTCGAAGTTTTATTGCCGCATCGGAACCCCGCAAACAGCTTAATTGGTATTTAAACTGCGATCGGTAAATTTAGACGGTTGACGCCCATTTATTCGCCGACGGTGGGGCATCCCCGTTTAACGATTCCGACCAACTGATTTCACGGCGTTCTCGCGATCGACCGATCCGACGGCAAAAACTTATTTGCATGCATTACCGgtcgttaatattaatacgattTTCAGGAATCTACGTCATCTGATTTTGGCTCGGTCTTTTCGTATTACGTCACCGTAGACGAAATGGTCGTTCGAATATTGTTCGTCACTTTATCGCATTCTATGCAACTGTCTGCGTTTCAATATtccatttgaagtaacttgaATAAATCTATTTCGTTTTAGAATTTCACTGACTGGTTGTTCTAAGAGTTAGGTCGTCGAAATGGTCAACGATGTTATTAATCTTTGCGTAGAGACGCTTGTCTTAAAATCTTCTAACAGACAGAATAAGTTATTAAATGTAATGGGTATTGacgttattataaaagaacaaatccaaacatatataaatgaaaatgaaagaaatttgtttgaaattgcAGTGATTCTTCAAAATCGTAGACGAGTGAGGGATTATTTACTTGCGCGAAGTTAATCGAAAAGAACTCATTTTTACGCGTTATTATTCCTTTCACAATGTTTGATATTCCCGAGTGTGctgcattaaaaatttatttgaattctaCTTTGTTTCACATTTAAGAAGATTCTGTTTCACGAAACAGCCCCCAATGGAACTACTACCATTAGCACAATTACGTAATGCTCCAGCTACACCTCCCTTCTGCAATGCTGCACACTTATAAACCTTCCACGATATAGTAATTCACTGTACGTATAGTACCACAAACCAATGAACACTAATAAATAACCGAACGAGTCAAAACGATCCAACtacaatttttgattttacaattatgAAATCGATCCAATATATGACCATGCAATCAGCCAAAATGGATTCAGTTTTAATTGCATTGAATTGGTAACCtcacaaattgaaattgagcaatatttgtattttgcgAACTTGATCTGAGCAATTGAGATTCCAATGAAAGCATTTTCGTAATTCATATGATAGAATTAACTGTCACTTTGCAGCAAGGTATGTACTCCTTGTGTCAGCACGCTGAATGCCACGCGAATTATACTTGTTAGCACGCGCTGTGTCTAGCCAAGAAGTTGAATTAAGTGCAACTCCATCTGAGGATTAGCCCGTACGTTTTGTTAATTGGCTGCGCTTCACGTTTACTACGTGAGTCCAAAATTTGGCAAATCTAATTTTCAAGAGACtcggaaaataaaaacgagatGCTGTAAAACTTTCTCGGACAATTTGTCAGATTAAAGATCGATTGAAACTTTCCGATCGGCGCACTTTTGAAAAtcgtatttgtatttaaataaatttctgcggTTCACCAGTAGATGCTGAAACTAATAGCACCTGTGCGTATGTTATGTATGACAGTGCAGAAGTTCGTGGCAATGCCCTTTCTTTGAAATCTCTTTCGGATGGTCTTTCAGCTGCGCCGTTCTttgaaatgaaacaataaagaaatagcTCCCGTAAATGCGGCGTCGTTGGCACGAAAAAACACTTCCTGTTTACGCCAAGCTCAAACATCATATCCTAAGTCGTAACTCCTTTTTAAGTGTAATATTTTCCTCGGAGAACTGGATTATGTACCGAAGATTTACATAAtgggaaaaatgaataatataccGCCATCTTTGATATACAAAATCTCAAGTTCCATGTTTGCAACTTCTGCTATGAGACTCGCAATCGCGATATCATTGTGTCGAGAGTTGTCCTCAAGTATTAAAACTTGTTTATAGTTCTATCAAATGCACGGTTCACTGTCTAAAATTTCACACAAGTACTACTAGTTCCGACacctattattaaattgcggAGAATAATTCAAACACCCAAACACGATCAACACAAATGTAACTTTGACTGGATGCTGCTAATATTAACCCACGGTAATGATCCCAAATGTTGTCTTATTGTGCAATAAGAGCTCAATTTcctatactattattaatcgGTGCACTAAGTATCTAGAATTGTGTTGATTCCTGCATTACAAATTCTGTCatagctacgttgattagcacttcgTTACgcgtaataataacaaagaaacTTTGTATGTATAGTATGCTAACCTTTATTTCGACATTAAATGTTGACGATAGGAaagtagaatttgatttcgatttaaaaaacgtGATCCACGTTTAATATTCCAAATCGTCACAACGAGTCTGACACGGTATTATAGGGCGAAGGGTAAACACATCTATTTGCACATTTTAGTCGGAGTCAATCAAGGTCCCATTATACCAgttatttttgtgaaaataatcCTACCAGTTAaggattaaagaaaaaaaaagtacagAACTGAAAATGAATGGGAAAAGTTGAATCACTTACCACCTCCACCGCCGCCGCTCCATccaccaccgccgcctccCAGTTTCCATCCACCTCCGCCGCCGCTGGGCCATCCACCGCCTCCACCACCGGACcatccgccgccgccaccgctgGGCCAtccaccgccaccaccgctGGGCCATCCACCGCCTCCTCCGCTAACGGTGATCACCTTGATGATCTTtccgccaccaccgccgccggaccagccaccaccaccaccggaccatcctcctccgccgcctccCGACTTCcagccgccgccaccgccgccgccggacCAGCCACCACCTCCACCGCCACTGGACCAGCCGCTGCTTATGTAACCGGCTGGAACGAAACAAGAGCGATCGTTGGTTTTCTTAACTGGTCGGGAACCGGTGTTTTGCCACTTTCCATCGGATTCACACCGGTCACGATGCACCGACGCCGTCGTCCGTCCGTGCAAAAACCGAGCGAGTGCATCGCGCGTACGGTGAATCGCGCGCCCGAGACTCGACCCGACTCCccgccgatcgatccgcgcggaAACTGAACGTTCGCGAATGCCGATGCCGTTTgttgaatattcaaaaaacAATAGCGGAATGCGGAGAATGCAGCCGGCTAaatggttttattaaaaatccgcGCGGGTTTTTTTGTTTCGACGCCGGCACGGTCGCGAAGACAGTATTGTCCACGTGTGGTCAATTcgtgtttttatttgttcagtTATTATTTGGTAATGTTTGCGTGGATGGGCACGagtgaaaaaaaatatcgaggaACGTTTTTCGTTTCTGCAGTTCTGCGGGGAACCGCGCTCGTTTGTAACAAGTGCGAGAAGAATGGCGTACTCTGTTTAGGATTTTTCATGGTAGAAATGTAGTTCGTTTCAATCTAAAGCAATCCTTTATAAGGGCGTAGTTGTTATTCTCTTTTTTCGCGAACATAATTACAAGCAGAACGGAAGAGGggtttaaattgtttatagcGATTTACGGGATTGAATTTCTCAGAGGTGGGGGTATCCGCCGTGGGAAGAGTAAGTGCTTCCTTGATTAGTTCcctcaataattaatttctgtaaatgtGTGTCCGCGAGCCGTGTTTTCCGATGCTCATGAATTCACAAGAAGAAAGTCTCAAGCAAGATGTGCTTACAGAAAACTTTATGTACGTGGTTGGATATTTATCTACATAGAATGTGGTAGCAAAAACACCTTCGAGGCAAATAAACCAAACacaaatttttcaagtaaaattCACGTACAATGACCtcaatatatgtacaatataccGATTTAATCCTTGTGCCAATATTCAAAATTTCCTATATTGTTCAAAATATCATTGTGATGAAATATACGTTGGTAGTCAGCTATCCAGACAGTGATACAAGGATTGAAACCGTgccaataataaaaatatagtgaTCACCGAAAACTAATGTAATTTGATGTCAGCaatgtattattcaattaGCTTTTGATTTACCGGCGATTGTAGAATAATCTTTTACCAACCAACAATCTACCGAGAAATGTATCAATCAAACCAAATTGTCCTAGGCAAGTTCAATGCCTATACTTTTgtacttttctattttaagaaaatgaaatttaagaaaccaCAAAAATCTTCAATCAACAAATAACGTCCAGTAGTGCAATCTAAGATGACATTTCCAATTATTCCTCAATAGAAAATTCCGACGTTGATTTTCAATATAACATTGGCATTGGGCTGCAAATATGTTATTTGGTAGCAAGGTATTCAAGCTATCAACAATCCTTCAAACATTTCCTCTTCCCAAGACGACGCAACTTAAAAGTCGGTTTAATCTTGTCGACCCTCCCTTAACGTCCCGTGCATGAAAATCCAAGTTCAGGATTAACAGGTGTACTCACCATAGGTGGTGGCTATGAGCGCCAGGAAGACGGTAACGACGAACACCTGTAACGATAGACCAGGTGAGTCGGAGCACACAACGTATAGAGATCA
It encodes:
- the LOC144477546 gene encoding uncharacterized protein LOC144477546 isoform X1, producing the protein MGIKHLLNMKVFVVTVFLALIATTYAGYISSGWSSGGGGGGWSGGGGGGGWKSGGGGGGWSGGGGGWSGGGGGGKIIKVITVSGGGGGWPSGGGGGWPSGGGGGWSGGGGGGWPSGGGGGWKLGGGGGGWSGGGGGDADSKESR
- the LOC144477546 gene encoding uncharacterized protein LOC144477546 isoform X2, with protein sequence MGIKHLLNMKVFVVTVFLALIATTYAGYISSGWSSGGGGGGWSGGGGGGGWKSGGGGGGWSGGGGGWSGGGGGGKIIKVITVSGGGGGWPSGGGGGWPSGGGGGWSGGGGGGWPSGGGGGWKLGGGGGGWSGGGGDADSKESR
- the LOC144477546 gene encoding uncharacterized protein LOC144477546 isoform X3 → MGIKHLLNMKVFVVTVFLALIATTYAGYISSGWSSGGGGGGWSGGGGGGGWKSGGGGGGWSGGGGGWSGGGGGGKIIKVITVSGGGGGWPSGGGGGWPSGGGGGWSGGGGGGWPSGGGGGWKLGGGGGGWSGGGGGGWW